A stretch of DNA from Oncorhynchus keta strain PuntledgeMale-10-30-2019 chromosome 17, Oket_V2, whole genome shotgun sequence:
TGCCCTACCACTAACTATTGTCCACATAAACATGTAAATATAGAGGTTccatacagtttttttttttaaattcaactGCTGTTCAATGATTTAATAATTTGATGTCTATATGTACCTTGCTATTTTCATCCTCAAAAGGCCTGACACATATTGAAACATATTGGCTATTGTTGTGCTGACTGCTAATTCTaatcttctcccctctctcactcggTACAGTTGACAATCATCTTCAAGAACTTTCAGGAGTGTGTGGACCAGAAGATGTACCACGCAGAGACAGACGAGCTGCCTGCGGCGTTCGCCGACGGCTCCAAGAACGGTGGAGACCGCCACGGGGCCAACACGCTGCGCATCGTGGATAAGGTGCCTGGGCAGCATGTGGAGATCCACGCACGCTACATCGGTACAACTATCGTGGTCCGGCAGGTGGGCCGATACCTGACCTTTGCTGTGCGGATGCCAGAGGAAGTAGTGAACTCTGTAGAAGACCGAGACAACCAGGACCTGTATCTCTGTCTGCACGGCTGTCCCGCCAACCAACGTATCGACTTCAGGAAATTCAGGGACCGTGCTGTGGAGGGCCACGGCCTGGTCAAGAGCAGGACGGGCAGCCAGTCCCATGGGTTTACCTATCAGGCTGCCATGGCCAAGTGTAAAGAGCGCCTCCCAGTGGAAGACCTGTACTTCCAGTCTTGTGTGTTCGACCTGCTTTCCTCTGGGGACATCAACTTCACCATGGCTGCCTACTATGCTTTTGAGGACGTGAAAATGCTCCACTCCAACAAGGACAAATACCACATTTTTGAAAAGGATGCTTTTGGGAGTAATGCAGCACCGAGGGGATCAGATATGTTCTCGCTAGTTCTCCTCAACTGTCTGTCTATGTTGTTGTGGATTGAGTGCTGCTGGGTTCATCTATAGTGCCCTGCCAACATCATCCTCAATATGCTAGCTGTCAGTGGGTGTGAAACAAAGCCCTCACCGTGTCATACTTCACCTCTACTGCTCTGTTCTCAGTGGCTGGTGGCCAGTGTAGACAGCAGGGCCATCCATGCATCTGAGGGGACACAGCAGCTCATTTGCAATCAAACTCATCCCAGCCCATGGTCTCATCATTGTTGTCATCATGTGTTGACTTACATCTGGGGAAGAGGTTAGCTCTCTGTGCTCCCACCTATCATTGCGTTCATTCAGCTGGTTTAAGGACTGGTCCTTTGATTAAAGGAGCAGTGGTGAGAGAGGAGAGCCCAGGAGCCCCAGCACTTTGGATATCCAGCTGGGATTAAATCCTACATTC
This window harbors:
- the rgma gene encoding repulsive guidance molecule A isoform X2, with product MGKGVAGPSALEVGKILVLFLCLFPSVSLQCKILKCNSEFWASTSSSGPEEEFCTALRAYNNCVRRTARTCRGDLAYHSAQHGIEDLMSQHNCSKEGPTTQPRARTPAPPPPPQQQPDSQERSDGPEQCHYERSLPRHSSPPNYTHCGFFGDPHLRTFSDDFQTCKVEGAWPLIHNKYLSVQVTNTPVMPGSSATATSKLTIIFKNFQECVDQKMYHAETDELPAAFADGSKNGGDRHGANTLRIVDKVPGQHVEIHARYIGTTIVVRQVGRYLTFAVRMPEEVVNSVEDRDNQDLYLCLHGCPANQRIDFRKFRDRAVEGHGLVKSRTGSQSHGFTYQAAMAKCKERLPVEDLYFQSCVFDLLSSGDINFTMAAYYAFEDVKMLHSNKDKYHIFEKDAFGSNAAPRGSDMFSLVLLNCLSMLLWIECCWVHL
- the rgma gene encoding repulsive guidance molecule A isoform X1 — its product is MQSQRERREVRPRAGWTVMGKGVAGPSALEVGKILVLFLCLFPSVSLQCKILKCNSEFWASTSSSGPEEEFCTALRAYNNCVRRTARTCRGDLAYHSAQHGIEDLMSQHNCSKEGPTTQPRARTPAPPPPPQQQPDSQERSDGPEQCHYERSLPRHSSPPNYTHCGFFGDPHLRTFSDDFQTCKVEGAWPLIHNKYLSVQVTNTPVMPGSSATATSKLTIIFKNFQECVDQKMYHAETDELPAAFADGSKNGGDRHGANTLRIVDKVPGQHVEIHARYIGTTIVVRQVGRYLTFAVRMPEEVVNSVEDRDNQDLYLCLHGCPANQRIDFRKFRDRAVEGHGLVKSRTGSQSHGFTYQAAMAKCKERLPVEDLYFQSCVFDLLSSGDINFTMAAYYAFEDVKMLHSNKDKYHIFEKDAFGSNAAPRGSDMFSLVLLNCLSMLLWIECCWVHL